The Deinococcus apachensis DSM 19763 genome has a segment encoding these proteins:
- the infC gene encoding translation initiation factor IF-3 yields MIDIAKEHKVNDQIRVRQIRLIGAEGEQIGIIDTRDALAMAREKNLDLVMVSPQAVPPVCRLLDYGRFRYEQQQNEKENRKRARAQEVKAIKFRVKIDDHDFNTKTGHVRRFLEEGHKVKVTIMFRGRERTHPELGERILHRVADTLSDIGTPEGMPSMMGMDMNMIMAPKAGAAPRREAAPQAEAPRPEAAANA; encoded by the coding sequence GTGATAGACATAGCGAAAGAACACAAGGTCAACGACCAGATTCGCGTCCGCCAGATTCGCCTGATCGGCGCGGAGGGTGAGCAGATCGGCATTATCGACACGCGCGACGCGCTGGCGATGGCACGCGAGAAGAACCTGGACCTCGTGATGGTGAGCCCCCAGGCCGTGCCGCCCGTCTGCCGCCTGCTGGACTATGGCCGGTTCCGCTACGAGCAGCAGCAGAACGAGAAGGAAAACCGCAAGCGGGCCCGCGCTCAGGAAGTCAAGGCGATCAAGTTCCGCGTCAAGATCGACGACCACGACTTCAACACCAAGACCGGGCACGTGCGCCGCTTCCTGGAGGAAGGCCACAAGGTCAAGGTCACCATCATGTTCCGCGGCCGCGAGCGTACCCACCCGGAACTCGGCGAGCGCATCCTGCACCGCGTCGCCGACACGCTGTCCGACATCGGCACGCCCGAGGGAATGCCCAGCATGATGGGCATGGACATGAACATGATTATGGCCCCCAAGGCGGGCGCTGCTCCCCGGCGCGAGGCCGCTCCGCAGGCCGAGGCGCCCCGGCCCGAAGCTGCGGCCAACGCCTGA
- a CDS encoding glutaredoxin domain-containing protein yields MIKMYTTSWCPDCHAAKRALSSKGIAFQEINIEQDEQAAEYVMSVNGGRRSVPTLVSGDVAQSLSGFRPQKLDAFLAQAGL; encoded by the coding sequence ATGATCAAGATGTACACGACGAGCTGGTGCCCCGACTGTCACGCCGCCAAGCGCGCCCTGAGCAGCAAGGGGATCGCCTTCCAGGAGATCAACATCGAGCAGGACGAGCAGGCCGCCGAGTACGTGATGAGCGTGAATGGTGGCAGGCGCAGCGTCCCCACCCTGGTGAGCGGCGACGTGGCCCAGAGCCTCAGCGGCTTCCGCCCCCAGAAACTCGACGCCTTCCTGGCCCAGGCTGGGCTGTAA
- a CDS encoding metallophosphoesterase, whose product MVAPLPLPANAARVRVIVMGDQGTGTEVQWRVAAAMHAVCEREGCDLGVGLGDNFYPAGPRDPASSLFRERFAEPYGPLGVPFLMVPGNHDESWLLGGDGADARGAEAEVAYARLNPQWVMPARSYRAAVGDLVEFFAVDTSPLAAYLPPLQANERPGGPRDRAQRAWLAGALASSQTHWRLVLGHHPLFSNGKHGDAGQYDGLPLPGQRGDRVRALYSVVCGKADAILSGHDHVLMGFAPQPECPGTRQWVSGAAGKVEPGRSGSRPTTFEILDQPGFLWLEVSRDALTVRAFAVSQDSTAHEVHTETVRKS is encoded by the coding sequence GTGGTGGCCCCCCTCCCCCTCCCGGCAAATGCAGCCCGTGTGCGAGTCATCGTCATGGGCGACCAAGGCACCGGGACGGAGGTGCAGTGGCGGGTGGCGGCGGCTATGCACGCCGTGTGCGAGCGCGAGGGCTGCGACCTGGGCGTGGGGCTGGGAGACAACTTCTACCCGGCGGGGCCACGTGACCCGGCGTCCAGCCTCTTCCGGGAACGCTTTGCCGAGCCCTACGGCCCGCTGGGCGTGCCCTTTCTAATGGTACCCGGCAACCACGATGAATCGTGGCTCCTGGGCGGGGACGGGGCGGACGCGCGGGGAGCGGAGGCGGAGGTGGCCTACGCCCGCCTGAACCCGCAGTGGGTGATGCCCGCCCGCAGCTACCGCGCCGCCGTGGGCGATCTGGTGGAGTTCTTCGCGGTGGACACCTCTCCCCTGGCCGCCTATCTGCCTCCGCTTCAGGCGAACGAGAGGCCGGGCGGCCCCCGGGACCGGGCGCAGCGGGCATGGCTGGCCGGTGCCCTAGCGAGCAGTCAGACCCACTGGCGGCTGGTGCTGGGCCACCATCCCCTCTTCAGCAATGGCAAGCACGGGGACGCGGGACAGTACGACGGCCTGCCCCTCCCCGGGCAACGGGGGGACAGGGTGCGCGCCCTGTACAGCGTGGTCTGCGGAAAGGCGGACGCGATCCTGAGCGGGCACGATCACGTCCTGATGGGCTTCGCGCCGCAGCCGGAGTGCCCCGGCACCCGGCAGTGGGTGAGCGGGGCCGCGGGGAAGGTGGAGCCGGGCCGCAGCGGCTCCCGCCCGACGACGTTCGAGATTCTTGACCAGCCCGGCTTTCTGTGGCTGGAGGTCAGCCGCGACGCGCTGACGGTCCGCGCCTTTGCCGTCTCGCAGGACAGCACGGCGCACGAGGTTCACACCGAGACGGTCCGCAAGTCATAA
- a CDS encoding DUF805 domain-containing protein, with amino-acid sequence MNEYLNVIRNHYADFSGRARRREYWMFSLINAVVVILLELPLLFSSMGAAVAGQEDWNPGGLVMLSLVLTILYALFVFVPSLAATIRRLHDTGRSGWWYLINFVPFVGGLVLFIFLVMDSQPGANKWGPNPKGMQSAGAPAW; translated from the coding sequence ATGAACGAATACTTGAACGTCATTCGTAACCACTACGCCGACTTTTCGGGGCGAGCCCGCCGCCGGGAATACTGGATGTTCTCGCTGATCAACGCGGTCGTCGTGATCTTGCTGGAGCTTCCCCTGTTGTTCAGTTCCATGGGTGCGGCGGTGGCTGGACAGGAGGACTGGAATCCCGGCGGCTTGGTCATGCTTAGCCTGGTCCTGACAATTCTCTATGCCTTGTTCGTCTTCGTGCCCAGCCTCGCCGCCACCATTCGTCGCCTGCATGACACGGGCCGCAGCGGATGGTGGTATCTGATCAACTTCGTGCCGTTCGTCGGCGGGCTGGTGCTCTTCATCTTTCTGGTGATGGACAGCCAGCCAGGCGCGAACAAGTGGGGGCCGAACCCCAAGGGGATGCAGAGCGCGGGCGCCCCCGCCTGGTAA
- the thrS gene encoding threonine--tRNA ligase, whose protein sequence is MHVTLPDGKQLDLPQGATALDAARAIGPRLAQDALAATANGDLVDLMSPLPEGANITLVTKKNPADAAAVFRHSLGHVMSQAVGEFYKAKGYGPQDIKRGVGPAIENGWYQDFDLPEPLREEDLPEIERIMREIIGQGLDFSRREVSKEEALAQFAYDPYKEELIRELPDNEPITLYQQGDYVDLCRGPHFPNTGKLPPAFKLMSTSGAYWRGNEKNPILQRIYGVAFATQKELDEYLARLEEAKRRDHRRLGKELELFTIDPLVGKGLPLWLPNGTILREELTRFLREQQFQRDYQGVVTPNIGNLDLWRTSGHYPYYADSQFDPITVDDEQYMLKPMNCPFHVRIYASKPRSYRDLPVRLAEFGTVYRYEQSGELNGLTRVRGFTQDDAHLFVRPDQLKKEFLDVLDLTVLVLKTFGMNEVRFRVGVREPGSDKYVGDAAHWEQAEREIIEAADEVGLPYTVEPGDAAFYGPKLDFVVKDVLGREWQLGTIQVDYNLPERFDITYVGEDGQDHRPVMIHRAPFGSLERFVGILIEHYGGDFPLWLAPRQIVIIPIADRHNAFAETLANEFKAAGLRAEVDDSTNRMNAKVRNAELSKIPVMLIVGDQEEARREVSVRERTPEGHKERKGVDFAELLRELQERYRTRA, encoded by the coding sequence ATGCACGTCACCTTGCCCGACGGTAAACAACTCGACCTGCCCCAGGGCGCCACGGCCCTCGACGCCGCCCGGGCCATCGGCCCCCGCCTCGCCCAGGACGCCCTGGCCGCCACCGCGAACGGCGACCTGGTGGATCTGATGTCGCCGCTCCCCGAGGGCGCGAACATCACGCTCGTCACGAAGAAGAACCCCGCGGACGCCGCCGCCGTCTTTCGACACTCGCTCGGCCACGTGATGAGCCAGGCGGTGGGCGAGTTCTACAAGGCCAAGGGCTACGGCCCGCAGGACATCAAGCGCGGTGTCGGCCCGGCCATCGAGAACGGCTGGTATCAGGACTTCGACCTGCCCGAGCCGCTGCGCGAGGAGGACCTGCCGGAAATCGAGCGGATCATGCGCGAGATCATCGGCCAGGGCCTCGACTTCTCCCGGCGGGAGGTGAGCAAGGAGGAGGCGCTGGCGCAGTTCGCCTACGACCCCTACAAGGAGGAACTCATCCGCGAGCTGCCGGACAATGAGCCCATCACGCTCTACCAGCAAGGCGACTACGTGGACCTCTGCCGGGGGCCGCACTTTCCGAACACGGGCAAGCTGCCGCCCGCCTTCAAGCTGATGAGTACCAGCGGCGCGTACTGGCGTGGGAACGAGAAGAATCCGATTCTCCAGCGCATCTACGGCGTGGCCTTCGCCACCCAGAAGGAACTCGACGAGTACCTGGCGCGCCTGGAGGAGGCCAAGCGGCGCGACCACCGCAGGCTGGGCAAGGAACTCGAACTGTTCACCATCGACCCCCTCGTCGGCAAGGGGCTCCCGCTGTGGCTGCCCAACGGCACGATTCTGCGCGAGGAGTTGACCCGCTTCCTGCGTGAACAGCAGTTCCAGCGCGACTATCAGGGCGTGGTGACGCCGAACATCGGCAACCTGGACCTGTGGCGCACGAGCGGGCACTATCCCTACTACGCGGACAGCCAGTTCGACCCGATCACCGTGGACGACGAGCAGTACATGCTCAAGCCCATGAACTGCCCCTTCCACGTGCGGATCTACGCGAGCAAGCCCAGAAGCTACCGGGACCTGCCCGTGCGCCTGGCGGAGTTCGGTACGGTGTACCGCTATGAACAGTCGGGTGAGCTCAACGGCCTGACCCGCGTACGCGGCTTCACCCAGGACGATGCCCACCTCTTCGTGCGGCCCGACCAGCTCAAGAAGGAATTCCTGGATGTGCTCGACCTGACGGTGCTCGTGCTGAAGACCTTCGGCATGAACGAGGTGCGTTTCCGGGTCGGCGTGCGTGAGCCTGGCTCCGACAAGTACGTGGGCGACGCGGCGCACTGGGAACAGGCCGAGCGCGAGATCATCGAGGCCGCCGACGAGGTGGGCCTGCCGTACACGGTTGAACCTGGTGACGCGGCCTTTTACGGCCCCAAGCTCGACTTCGTGGTGAAGGACGTGCTGGGCCGCGAGTGGCAGCTTGGCACCATCCAGGTGGACTACAACCTGCCCGAACGCTTCGACATCACCTACGTCGGCGAGGACGGCCAGGACCACCGCCCCGTGATGATCCACCGCGCGCCCTTCGGCAGCCTGGAACGCTTCGTCGGCATTCTAATCGAGCACTACGGCGGCGACTTCCCGCTGTGGCTGGCGCCCCGGCAGATCGTGATCATCCCCATCGCTGACCGCCACAACGCCTTCGCCGAGACCCTGGCGAACGAGTTCAAGGCCGCGGGCCTGCGCGCCGAGGTGGACGACTCGACCAACCGCATGAACGCCAAGGTCCGCAACGCCGAGCTGTCCAAAATCCCCGTCATGCTGATCGTCGGCGACCAAGAAGAAGCGCGGCGCGAGGTCAGCGTCCGCGAGCGCACTCCCGAGGGGCACAAGGAGCGCAAGGGTGTGGACTTCGCGGAGCTGTTGAGGGAATTGCAGGAACGCTACCGCACCCGGGCGTAA
- a CDS encoding glycerophosphodiester phosphodiesterase: MNRMLPAGLALLLGACAPAAQPANPFIQERTLNIAHQGGEGLAPSNTMLAYRGAAKLGVDMLEMDMHATRDGVLVLSHDETLDRLTDTKGRIADLTLAEVLAADAGYAFTPDGGVTFPFRGRGVRVAQLSEVLAAFPTMPMTIEIKQASPSIAAPFCKTLRDARMTGRVIVASFSDAALNGFREACPEVVTSMTEKELRPLVLLSKVGLARLAPLPGQVAQVPVRSGSIEIVTPSFVRAMHARGVAVQVWTIDDPAEMRRLIGMGVDGIITNRPDLLKAVLAEGTGS, from the coding sequence ATGAACAGAATGCTGCCCGCCGGTCTGGCGCTGCTGCTGGGGGCATGTGCGCCCGCCGCACAGCCCGCCAATCCATTTATCCAGGAGCGAACCCTGAACATCGCGCACCAGGGGGGCGAGGGGCTGGCACCTAGCAACACCATGCTCGCGTACCGGGGCGCCGCCAAACTCGGCGTGGACATGCTGGAGATGGACATGCACGCTACCCGCGACGGTGTCCTCGTGCTTTCGCATGACGAGACGTTGGATCGGCTGACGGATACCAAGGGACGCATAGCCGACCTCACGCTGGCAGAGGTGCTGGCGGCGGATGCCGGGTATGCGTTCACCCCGGACGGCGGCGTCACCTTTCCCTTCCGGGGGCGAGGCGTGCGGGTGGCGCAACTCTCGGAGGTGCTGGCCGCCTTCCCCACCATGCCGATGACCATCGAGATCAAGCAGGCGTCCCCCAGCATCGCCGCGCCGTTTTGCAAGACGTTGCGGGACGCCAGAATGACGGGGCGCGTCATCGTCGCCAGCTTCAGTGACGCGGCCCTGAATGGGTTCCGCGAGGCCTGTCCGGAAGTGGTGACAAGCATGACGGAGAAGGAGTTGCGGCCCCTCGTGCTGCTGAGCAAGGTGGGGCTCGCCCGGCTGGCCCCCCTTCCCGGCCAGGTGGCGCAGGTGCCGGTGCGCTCGGGGAGTATCGAGATTGTGACGCCCAGCTTTGTCCGGGCGATGCATGCACGTGGCGTGGCCGTTCAGGTCTGGACCATTGACGACCCCGCCGAGATGCGCCGCCTGATCGGGATGGGAGTGGACGGGATCATCACCAACCGGCCCGACCTGCTGAAAGCTGTGCTTGCGGAGGGGACGGGAAGTTGA